A DNA window from Salvelinus fontinalis isolate EN_2023a unplaced genomic scaffold, ASM2944872v1 scaffold_0956, whole genome shotgun sequence contains the following coding sequences:
- the LOC129847819 gene encoding uncharacterized transmembrane protein DDB_G0289901-like, with product MHEEGWADGGTEGGQQEEGWADGGTDRGQQEEGWADGGTEGGQQEEGWADGGTEGGQQEEGWADGGTEGGQQEEGWADGGTEGGQQEEGWADGGTEGGQQEEGWADGGTEGGQQEEGWADGGTEGGQQEEGWADGGTDRGQQEEGWADGGTEGGQQEEGWADGGTEGGQQEEGWADGGTDGGQQEEGWADGGTEGGQQEEGWADGGTEGGQQEEGWADGGTEGGQQEEGWADGGTDRGQQEEGWADGGTEGGQQEEGWADGGTEGGQQEEGWADGGTDGGQQEEGWADGGTEGGQQEEGWADGGTDGGQQEEGWADGGTEGGQQEEGWADGGTEGGQQEEGWADGGTEGGQQEEGWADGGTEGGQQEEGWADGGTDGG from the exons aTGCAT GAGGAGGGCTGGGCggatggagggacggagggaggacagcaggaggagggCTGGGCGGATGGAGGGACGGATAgaggacagcaggaggagggCTGGgcggatggagggacagagggaggacagcaggaggagggCTGGGCggatggagggacggagggaggacagcaggaggagggCTGGGCggatggagggacggagggaggacagcaggaggagggCTGGGCggatggagggacggagggaggacagcaggaggagggCTGGGCggatggagggacggagggaggacagcaggaggagggCTGGGCggatggagggacggagggaggacaGCAGGAAGAGGGCTGGGCggatggagggacggagggaggacagcaggaggagggCTGGGCGGATGGAGGGACGGATAgaggacagcaggaggagggCTGGgcggatggagggacagagggaggacagcaggaggagggCTGGGCggatggagggacggagggaggacagcaggaggagggCTGGGCGGATGGAGGGACGGatggaggacagcaggaggagggCTGGGCggatggagggacggagggaggacagcaggaggagggCTGGGCggatggagggacggagggaggacaGCAGGAAGAGGGCTGGGCggatggagggacggagggaggacagcaggaggagggCTGGGCGGATGGAGGGACGGATAgaggacagcaggaggagggCTGGgcggatggagggacagagggaggacagcaggaggagggCTGGgcggatggagggacagagggaggacagcaggaggagggCTGGGCGGATGGAGGGACGGatggaggacagcaggaggagggCTGGGCggatggagggacggagggaggacagcaggaggagggCTGGGCGGATGGAGGGACGGatggaggacagcaggaggagggCTGGGCggatggagggacggagggaggacagcaggaggagggCTGGGCggatggagggacggagggaggacagcaggaggagggCTGGGCggatggagggacggagggaggacagcaggaggagggCTGGGCggatggagggacggagggaggacagcaggaggagggCTGGGCGGACGGAGGGACGGATGGAGGATAG